A single Pedobacter sp. PACM 27299 DNA region contains:
- the gcvT gene encoding glycine cleavage system aminomethyltransferase GcvT has product MKNTALTEKHISLGAKMVPFAGYNMPVQYEGINAEHATVRGSVGVFDVSHMGEFIVKGENALDLIQRVTSNDASKLYDGKVQYSCLPNEDGGIVDDLLVYRIDEATYMLVVNASNIEKDWNWIQKFNDKGVEMHNISDQTSLLAIQGPKAAEALQSLTDVDLASMEYYNFVKGTFAGIENVIISATGYTGAGGFEIYFDNANAVAIWDAIFEAGAPFGIKPIGLGARDTLRLEMGFCLYGNDIDDTTSPIEAGLGWITKFSKKFTNSEALQAQKEAGVARKLIGFEMIDRGIPRHDYEIVDAEGNVTGRVTSGTQAPSLQKAIGMGYIDKALAKEGTEIFINIRNNKIKAKVVKFPFTK; this is encoded by the coding sequence ATGAAAAATACCGCATTAACAGAAAAACACATTTCATTAGGTGCCAAAATGGTGCCTTTCGCAGGTTACAATATGCCAGTTCAGTATGAAGGTATCAATGCCGAACATGCAACAGTAAGAGGATCTGTGGGCGTTTTTGACGTAAGTCACATGGGCGAATTCATCGTAAAAGGTGAAAACGCACTGGATCTTATTCAAAGAGTAACCAGCAATGATGCTTCAAAATTATATGACGGTAAAGTACAATATTCTTGTCTGCCAAATGAAGATGGTGGTATTGTAGACGATTTATTGGTTTACAGAATAGATGAAGCAACTTATATGTTGGTTGTAAATGCTTCTAACATTGAGAAAGACTGGAACTGGATTCAGAAATTCAATGATAAAGGCGTAGAAATGCATAACATTTCGGATCAAACTTCTCTTTTAGCAATTCAAGGTCCTAAAGCGGCTGAAGCATTACAGAGCTTAACAGACGTAGATCTTGCTTCTATGGAATATTACAACTTCGTAAAGGGAACTTTTGCAGGTATTGAAAATGTGATCATTTCTGCTACTGGTTATACTGGTGCTGGTGGTTTTGAGATCTATTTCGACAATGCAAATGCAGTAGCGATCTGGGATGCAATTTTCGAAGCTGGTGCACCATTCGGTATCAAGCCAATTGGTTTAGGTGCCCGTGATACACTGCGTTTGGAAATGGGTTTCTGCTTATACGGAAATGACATCGATGATACGACTTCTCCAATTGAAGCAGGTTTAGGCTGGATTACTAAATTCAGCAAAAAATTCACGAATTCTGAGGCGTTACAAGCGCAGAAAGAAGCTGGTGTTGCCCGTAAATTGATCGGTTTTGAAATGATCGATAGAGGTATTCCTCGTCATGACTACGAGATTGTTGATGCAGAAGGAAACGTAACCGGAAGAGTAACTTCAGGTACGCAAGCCCCATCTTTACAGAAAGCAATCGGTATGGGTTATATTGATAAAGCGCTGGCTAAAGAAGGTACAGAGATTTTCATCAATATCCGTAACAATAAAATTAAAGCGAAAGTGGTAAAATTCCCTTTCACAAAATAA
- a CDS encoding glycosyltransferase: MKALLLTNRIPFPPNSGYPIVVYNTIKGLLNLGVEITLFSINPKKYQVDIEDIYDPLFEKINFHAVDLDTGVNVYGALLNIFSNQSYNVSRYYDEDAARLLAEILRENDFDIIQFEGLFVVPYLDVVKENSKAKVIYRAHNIEFDVWERIALTEKFTPRRSYLQFLARRLKSYETEQINRFHQVFAISEPDRQSILRFGSATALEVFPVALDFEKYVTDPSKTSFPTLFHLGAMDWRPNKEGLEWFLDEIWPDIEKLNSELRFYIAGKNMQQQFFEYDSDNLVVEGEVFDAIEFINSKAIMIVPLLSGSGMRVKIIEGMAMRKCVIATSMAAEGIRCEHGKDILIADTADEFYRAILQCITNPKKWKEIGENARKTVERDHDIKIIAERMLNIYQKLLTV; this comes from the coding sequence TTGAAAGCATTACTACTCACCAACAGAATACCCTTTCCGCCCAATAGTGGCTATCCGATTGTGGTGTATAACACCATAAAAGGCTTGTTGAATCTGGGGGTGGAAATCACTTTGTTTAGTATCAACCCCAAGAAGTATCAGGTAGATATTGAAGATATCTATGATCCTTTATTTGAAAAGATCAATTTTCATGCTGTTGATCTGGATACTGGGGTCAATGTATATGGGGCATTGCTCAATATCTTTTCCAATCAATCTTATAATGTTTCCCGTTATTATGATGAGGATGCTGCCCGTTTACTTGCGGAGATATTGAGGGAAAATGATTTCGACATCATTCAGTTTGAGGGACTTTTTGTGGTGCCTTACCTGGATGTGGTGAAAGAAAACAGCAAGGCAAAGGTGATCTATCGAGCTCATAATATTGAGTTCGATGTATGGGAACGCATTGCTTTGACGGAGAAATTTACGCCAAGAAGAAGTTACCTTCAATTTCTTGCGCGCCGTTTGAAAAGTTATGAAACAGAACAGATCAATCGTTTCCATCAGGTTTTTGCCATTTCTGAACCAGACAGGCAAAGCATTTTAAGGTTTGGCTCCGCAACTGCATTGGAAGTTTTTCCGGTGGCACTGGATTTTGAAAAATATGTGACAGATCCTTCGAAAACAAGTTTCCCTACATTATTTCATTTAGGTGCGATGGATTGGCGTCCCAATAAAGAGGGATTGGAATGGTTTCTGGATGAGATCTGGCCGGATATTGAGAAATTGAATTCTGAACTCCGCTTTTATATTGCTGGAAAAAATATGCAGCAGCAATTTTTCGAATACGATTCTGATAACCTGGTGGTAGAAGGAGAGGTATTTGATGCGATAGAATTTATCAATTCAAAGGCCATTATGATTGTACCCTTATTGTCGGGAAGTGGGATGCGTGTGAAAATTATTGAAGGGATGGCGATGCGGAAATGTGTGATTGCTACCAGCATGGCCGCTGAAGGGATTCGTTGTGAACATGGGAAAGATATCCTCATTGCTGATACCGCAGATGAGTTTTACCGGGCTATCCTGCAATGCATCACCAATCCGAAGAAATGGAAAGAAATTGGGGAAAACGCAAGGAAAACCGTGGAAAGAGACCATGATATAAAAATCATCGCCGAAAGAATGCTGAATATCTACCAAAAATTACTTACTGTTTAA
- a CDS encoding ribonuclease HII, with protein sequence MLLNCYQNELVEAGCDEAGRGCLAGPVFAAAVILPKDFKAGELNDSKKLNHKQREALRIIIEKEAIAWAVAEVDHLEIDKINILNASFLAMHRAIEKLTMKPEYLVIDGNRFKTYPEIPHACIVKGDGKYLNIAAASILAKTHRDAYMEQIAEEYPVYQWKQNKGYPTIVHRNAALAHGLSPYHRKTFSISRPQLALFSESEG encoded by the coding sequence ATGCTGTTAAACTGTTACCAGAATGAATTAGTAGAGGCCGGCTGTGATGAAGCGGGCAGAGGATGCCTTGCAGGGCCTGTTTTTGCCGCCGCCGTTATCTTACCGAAAGATTTTAAGGCCGGTGAACTAAACGACTCTAAAAAATTGAACCATAAACAGCGTGAAGCATTAAGGATCATTATTGAAAAGGAAGCGATTGCCTGGGCTGTAGCCGAAGTAGACCATCTGGAGATCGATAAGATCAATATCTTAAACGCTTCTTTCTTAGCCATGCACAGGGCGATTGAAAAGTTAACGATGAAACCGGAATACCTGGTCATTGATGGCAACCGCTTTAAAACCTATCCAGAAATCCCGCATGCCTGTATTGTAAAAGGGGACGGTAAATACCTGAACATTGCTGCCGCTTCAATCCTGGCAAAAACACATCGCGATGCTTATATGGAACAGATCGCTGAGGAATATCCAGTGTATCAGTGGAAACAAAATAAAGGATATCCAACTATTGTACATCGCAATGCAGCTTTGGCACATGGTTTATCCCCATACCATCGTAAAACTTTTAGTATTTCCAGACCCCAACTGGCACTGTTTTCCGAAAGCGAAGGATAA
- a CDS encoding ABC transporter permease yields MEQHNSPSKQVWKRFKQNRLAFSGLLFILLMMVLGILGYLITPDQTPYANTMHLQLSNKKPGRSFDFLIISRNPAIKKVSFLEKMLSGQESDYKSIPITSYREAGNKVYAREYIGDDEQAEEAVYPLLEGKNKYSQTFWLGTDVYGRDLLSRLMIGIRVSLSVGLMAVLISLFIGISLGALAGYFAGKIDAAISWFMNVIWSLPSLLLVIAISFALGKGFWQIFIAVGLSTWVDVARLVRGQVMALKNVEFVEAARALGFSTPRIIIKHILPNIAGPILVLASANFAAAILLESGLSFLGFGAQAPMPSWGSMIKEHYGYIIMDAAYLAILPGLAIMVTVYAFNLLAIGLRDAFDVKSQNISV; encoded by the coding sequence ATGGAACAGCACAATAGTCCGTCGAAACAGGTATGGAAGCGGTTTAAGCAGAATAGATTGGCTTTTTCCGGATTATTGTTTATTCTATTGATGATGGTTCTGGGTATTTTAGGTTACCTGATTACACCGGATCAGACGCCGTATGCGAATACGATGCATTTGCAGCTCAGCAATAAAAAACCAGGACGGAGTTTTGATTTCCTGATCATCAGCAGAAACCCTGCGATCAAAAAGGTAAGTTTCCTCGAAAAGATGTTATCCGGACAGGAATCAGACTATAAAAGTATTCCAATTACTTCCTATCGGGAAGCTGGAAATAAGGTATATGCCAGAGAATATATTGGCGATGATGAGCAGGCCGAAGAAGCAGTTTATCCTTTACTGGAAGGTAAAAACAAGTATAGTCAGACTTTTTGGCTGGGAACAGATGTTTATGGTCGGGATTTACTGAGCAGGTTAATGATTGGGATTCGCGTGTCTTTATCCGTTGGACTGATGGCGGTGCTCATTTCTCTGTTTATTGGGATCAGCTTAGGGGCGCTGGCTGGTTATTTTGCAGGAAAAATCGATGCCGCAATCAGCTGGTTCATGAATGTGATCTGGTCGCTTCCTTCCTTACTATTGGTGATTGCAATATCTTTTGCGCTTGGAAAAGGCTTCTGGCAGATCTTTATCGCCGTTGGCTTGTCGACCTGGGTGGATGTTGCCCGATTGGTTAGAGGGCAGGTGATGGCCCTGAAAAATGTTGAATTTGTGGAAGCAGCTAGGGCACTGGGATTTTCTACACCAAGGATCATCATCAAACATATTTTACCCAATATTGCCGGACCAATTCTGGTGCTGGCCTCCGCAAATTTCGCTGCTGCCATCTTACTCGAAAGTGGACTGAGCTTTCTTGGATTTGGTGCACAAGCACCCATGCCCAGCTGGGGAAGTATGATCAAAGAACATTATGGATATATCATTATGGATGCCGCCTATCTTGCCATCCTGCCTGGTTTGGCCATCATGGTGACCGTGTACGCTTTTAATCTGCTGGCCATCGGTCTGAGAGATGCTTTTGATGTGAAATCGCAGAATATTTCTGTTTAA
- a CDS encoding glycosyltransferase family 2 protein: MEIHSAASFIASILTVIYVFVVFTFIRGWNKLSYYQPQKTALKTKVSILVAARNEAEIIRKTLDDLCAQSYDKALTEIIFIDDHSTDDTAEIIASYASKGVKLIRLNEDRALNSYKKKAIQTAIGQSTGDLIITTDADCRMGKDWLKTIISYYEEKDYKMISSPVAYFEEKTFFERAQALEFLYLIGLGASTIGNKKPSTCNGANLAYEKAAFYEVGGFKGIDDLASGDDELLLHKMAARYDNHIGFLKNEDAVVYTHAKPTLGEFIQQRKRWASKSTRYKNKAIIVLGVAIWLFNVSILLNIGIGLFDGFYFGLAVTQLLIKIFLEFIFLYQVTGFAKRRELLVLLPILNIMHIVYLVYIGVAGNSGKYNWKGRMVK; the protein is encoded by the coding sequence TTGGAAATTCACAGCGCAGCTAGTTTTATTGCTTCCATTTTAACGGTCATCTATGTATTTGTTGTATTTACCTTTATCAGGGGCTGGAATAAACTGAGCTATTATCAACCGCAGAAAACCGCGCTTAAAACTAAGGTGTCCATTTTGGTGGCAGCCAGAAATGAAGCGGAGATCATCAGGAAAACCCTGGATGATTTATGCGCGCAGTCTTATGATAAAGCACTTACAGAAATCATTTTTATAGATGACCATTCTACCGATGATACAGCTGAAATCATTGCCTCTTATGCTTCGAAAGGGGTAAAGCTGATTCGCCTGAACGAAGATCGGGCACTCAATTCTTATAAGAAGAAAGCCATTCAAACAGCCATTGGCCAATCTACCGGTGACCTCATCATTACTACTGATGCCGATTGCAGAATGGGCAAAGATTGGTTGAAAACCATCATCAGCTACTATGAAGAGAAAGACTATAAAATGATTTCCTCACCAGTGGCTTATTTCGAAGAAAAAACTTTCTTTGAACGTGCACAGGCATTGGAATTTTTATACCTGATCGGTTTGGGCGCCTCTACTATCGGCAATAAAAAACCTTCTACCTGTAATGGGGCTAATCTGGCTTATGAAAAAGCAGCTTTTTATGAGGTTGGCGGTTTCAAAGGAATTGATGATCTGGCTTCTGGAGATGATGAATTGTTGCTGCATAAAATGGCGGCACGCTACGACAATCATATCGGCTTCTTAAAAAACGAGGATGCTGTGGTTTATACCCATGCTAAGCCTACGCTTGGCGAATTTATTCAGCAAAGGAAGCGCTGGGCTTCGAAAAGTACGCGTTATAAAAACAAGGCTATTATCGTGCTTGGTGTGGCAATCTGGCTGTTTAATGTGAGTATCTTACTGAATATAGGCATTGGTCTATTCGATGGCTTCTATTTTGGTCTGGCAGTAACACAGCTGCTGATCAAGATTTTCCTGGAATTTATATTCCTATATCAGGTCACTGGTTTCGCTAAAAGAAGAGAATTATTGGTATTATTACCAATTCTCAATATCATGCACATCGTTTATCTGGTTTACATTGGAGTAGCCGGAAATTCAGGTAAATACAACTGGAAAGGCAGAATGGTCAAATAA
- a CDS encoding lysylphosphatidylglycerol synthase domain-containing protein, producing MTSQYKKIVSYILKAGIVLFAFWFVYSKLTANRNLQDFKNLLSKLPQWEIITVMGVVLLLMLVNWGLEAVKWKRLISSVEKISLWKAIASVFCGLTWAVFTPNRIGEYGGRVFFLSPKRRVIGVVAMAVGNIGQMVLTNVFGAIAFCVFVYRFVKIDPLVFYALAFFALVFCLFFLVFYFNIKWLNGLLLSMKFTRKYKKFYSILARYQKKELLKILTLCFLRYLVFSTQYFILFFWLIPNLHYMEILMMVSILFFVQSTLPSLDLFDIGVRTATASYFFSSITDQEVAVIACTASIWLINIIIPAILGTYFVFKLNFFGNSQRS from the coding sequence TTGACATCACAGTACAAAAAAATAGTTTCTTATATTCTTAAAGCCGGAATTGTTCTTTTCGCATTTTGGTTTGTGTACAGCAAGCTGACAGCGAACAGGAATCTCCAGGATTTCAAAAATCTGCTTAGTAAATTACCGCAATGGGAAATTATCACCGTCATGGGTGTAGTCCTGCTGCTGATGCTGGTTAACTGGGGTCTGGAAGCCGTAAAATGGAAAAGATTGATCTCCAGTGTGGAGAAAATATCGCTCTGGAAGGCAATAGCTTCCGTGTTTTGTGGCTTAACCTGGGCAGTATTTACGCCGAACCGGATTGGGGAATATGGCGGACGCGTATTCTTCTTATCGCCGAAAAGGCGGGTGATTGGGGTTGTCGCGATGGCCGTTGGGAACATCGGACAAATGGTGCTCACCAATGTTTTTGGTGCCATCGCCTTCTGCGTTTTCGTCTATCGTTTTGTGAAAATAGACCCGCTGGTATTTTATGCCCTGGCATTTTTCGCATTGGTCTTTTGCTTATTCTTCCTGGTCTTTTATTTTAACATCAAATGGCTGAACGGATTATTGCTATCCATGAAGTTCACTAGAAAATATAAAAAGTTTTATAGCATCCTGGCGAGATACCAAAAGAAAGAACTACTGAAAATTCTGACGCTTTGTTTTTTAAGGTACCTGGTTTTTAGTACACAGTATTTTATCCTGTTTTTCTGGCTAATTCCTAATCTTCATTATATGGAAATTCTGATGATGGTGAGCATCTTGTTCTTTGTACAGTCTACCTTGCCTTCTTTAGACCTGTTTGATATTGGGGTAAGAACTGCTACCGCTTCTTATTTCTTTAGCTCGATTACAGATCAGGAAGTGGCAGTAATTGCTTGTACCGCCAGTATATGGCTGATAAATATTATTATTCCTGCTATATTAGGCACTTATTTCGTATTTAAACTTAACTTTTTTGGAAATTCACAGCGCAGCTAG
- the ruvC gene encoding crossover junction endodeoxyribonuclease RuvC, with protein MLVEKKERVIIGIDPGTSIMGYGVILEKGSKIELISMGIVRMDHLDDHFLKLQRIFEKTIVLIDEYKPDAMALEAPFYGKNIQVMLKLGRAQGVAMAAALSRNIPITEYAPRKIKQSITGSGSAGKEQVAAMLQTLLKFKETPQFLDATDGLAVAVCHSFQRVSTSGSGKSYSGWEAFAKDNKKRLK; from the coding sequence ATGTTGGTGGAAAAAAAGGAAAGGGTGATCATCGGTATAGATCCGGGCACTTCGATTATGGGCTATGGGGTGATATTGGAAAAGGGAAGTAAGATCGAATTGATCAGCATGGGGATCGTCCGGATGGATCATTTAGACGACCATTTCCTGAAACTGCAGCGCATCTTTGAAAAGACCATCGTGCTGATTGACGAATATAAACCAGATGCAATGGCGCTGGAGGCTCCCTTCTATGGAAAAAACATCCAGGTGATGCTCAAATTGGGCCGTGCGCAAGGTGTGGCCATGGCAGCAGCCCTATCCAGGAACATCCCGATTACTGAATATGCACCACGTAAAATCAAACAATCCATAACCGGCAGTGGAAGCGCGGGAAAGGAACAGGTTGCAGCCATGCTGCAAACCCTACTTAAATTTAAAGAAACTCCCCAATTTCTAGATGCAACCGATGGTTTAGCCGTCGCTGTATGTCATTCCTTTCAAAGAGTGAGCACTTCAGGGAGCGGAAAATCCTATTCGGGCTGGGAAGCTTTTGCGAAAGACAATAAAAAGCGACTTAAATAG
- a CDS encoding DUF4349 domain-containing protein, which yields MKRYLVYGLAALLFAACSQEKKFHEPSADATSNELMISDSSSAAKIIKTADMRFRVKDVQQTKEKLGNLIKAEGGTLAEFSIHSDVYQSEKVRYSTDSLLELTSYRTEGSIVAKVPADKLDEFTNKVAGMAVFVDQQSMKFDDLSLSYLSNQLKNQNRIAAVGQLNKHANKKSNNVETALTLKDSYVDQKLENMRINDRVKYSDITLAFYQDNTVKKLVVGNDNLSDYRPSFFRRLGLNIQNGWVIFMEFLLILANLWMLILVAAVAFIAFKQYRKRNRKAAI from the coding sequence ATGAAAAGATATTTAGTTTATGGCCTTGCAGCGCTCTTATTTGCAGCCTGTAGCCAAGAGAAAAAGTTTCATGAACCCAGTGCTGATGCCACTTCCAATGAACTGATGATCTCAGATAGTTCTTCCGCAGCAAAAATTATCAAAACTGCCGATATGCGCTTCCGCGTGAAAGATGTACAGCAAACAAAAGAAAAACTCGGAAACCTGATTAAGGCCGAAGGCGGAACACTTGCAGAATTCTCCATCCATAGTGATGTATACCAGTCGGAGAAAGTGCGTTATTCTACAGATTCTTTGTTGGAGCTGACTTCTTACCGTACAGAAGGCTCGATTGTCGCCAAAGTTCCCGCAGATAAATTAGACGAATTTACAAATAAGGTAGCGGGAATGGCCGTGTTTGTAGACCAGCAATCGATGAAGTTTGATGACCTGAGTCTTTCTTATCTATCCAATCAATTGAAAAATCAGAATCGGATAGCGGCCGTTGGCCAATTGAATAAACACGCCAACAAGAAAAGCAATAATGTGGAAACCGCATTAACATTAAAGGATTCCTATGTAGATCAGAAATTGGAGAATATGCGGATCAATGACCGTGTGAAATACAGTGACATCACGCTTGCTTTTTATCAGGACAATACCGTAAAGAAATTGGTAGTTGGCAATGATAATTTATCAGATTACCGCCCTTCGTTTTTTAGAAGACTGGGACTGAATATCCAAAATGGATGGGTGATTTTTATGGAATTCTTACTGATCCTGGCCAACTTATGGATGTTGATTCTGGTAGCTGCTGTCGCCTTTATCGCGTTTAAGCAATATCGTAAAAGAAATAGAAAAGCGGCTATTTAA
- the atpG gene encoding ATP synthase F1 subunit gamma, translated as MANLKEVRIRISSVQSTQQITKAMKMVSAAKLKRATNAIVQLRPYATKLKEILGNLSASLEGSSSPFIQEREPNKVLIVVVSSNRGLAGAFNMNVIKETNNLISEKYSEQYKKGNVSIVAIGKKAHDFYEKRGYNVIGNNNEVYAALTFENVTKITNAIMAGFEKGDFDKVELVYNRFKNAAVQILTTEQLLPLPKTEIAEGAAAAHAVDYIMEPSQEEIVSQLIPKSIKTQVYKAVLDSHASEHGARMTSMDKATENAGDLIKALKLSYNQARQAAITTELTEIVSGAAALNG; from the coding sequence ATGGCTAATTTAAAAGAAGTAAGAATTCGTATATCATCGGTGCAATCTACACAGCAGATCACCAAGGCCATGAAAATGGTTTCGGCTGCGAAGTTGAAGCGTGCGACCAATGCGATTGTTCAGCTACGTCCGTATGCTACAAAGTTGAAAGAAATCCTAGGAAATCTTTCAGCGAGCTTAGAAGGATCATCGTCTCCGTTTATTCAGGAACGTGAACCAAATAAGGTATTGATTGTAGTGGTTTCTTCTAACCGTGGTTTAGCTGGTGCCTTTAACATGAATGTGATTAAAGAAACCAACAATTTAATCTCGGAAAAATATAGCGAACAATACAAAAAAGGTAATGTAAGTATCGTCGCTATCGGTAAGAAAGCACATGATTTCTATGAGAAACGTGGATACAATGTTATTGGAAATAATAATGAAGTATATGCTGCGCTTACTTTTGAAAATGTAACCAAGATCACCAATGCGATCATGGCAGGCTTTGAAAAAGGCGATTTTGATAAAGTAGAGCTAGTATACAACAGGTTTAAAAATGCGGCCGTTCAGATCTTAACTACTGAGCAGTTATTGCCACTTCCTAAAACTGAAATTGCCGAAGGTGCAGCCGCTGCTCATGCAGTAGACTATATCATGGAGCCTTCTCAGGAGGAAATTGTATCGCAGCTGATCCCTAAATCGATCAAAACTCAAGTATACAAAGCAGTATTGGACTCTCATGCTTCTGAGCATGGTGCCCGTATGACTTCAATGGATAAAGCAACTGAAAATGCTGGTGATTTAATTAAAGCGTTAAAACTTTCTTACAATCAGGCACGTCAGGCAGCGATTACTACAGAGCTTACAGAGATTGTAAGTGGTGCAGCAGCATTAAACGGGTAG
- the atpA gene encoding F0F1 ATP synthase subunit alpha, whose product MVEVRPDEVSAIIRQQLAGFKSEAELEEVGTVLQVGDGIARVYGLTKVQSGELVEFENGLQGIVLNLEEDNVGVVLLGPSDTIKEGDTIKRTKKIASIKVGEGMLGRVVNTMGEPIDGKGPIVGQTYEMPIERKAPGVIYRQPVTEPLQTGIKAIDGMIPIGRGQRELVIGDRQIGKTAVCIDTIINQKEFYEAGNPVYCIYVACGQKASTVANVVRTLEENGAMAYTVVVAASAAEPAPLQFYAPFSGAAIGEFFRDTGRPALIVYDDLSKQAVAYREVSLLLRRPPGREAYPGDVFYLHSRLLERAAKINSNDEIAQAMNDLPESLKGIVKGGGSLTALPIIETQAGDVSAYIPTNVISITDGQIFLETNLFNAGIRPAINVGISVSRVGGNAQIKSMKKVAGTLKLDQAQYRELEAFSKFGSDLDAATKSVLDKGSRNVEILKQGQFSPVTVEKQVAIIYIGTKNLMRSVPINKVKEFEAEYLQQLELRHPDTLKALKAGKFDDAITGVLETVAKELSSKY is encoded by the coding sequence ATGGTAGAGGTAAGACCAGACGAAGTATCGGCAATTATCAGGCAACAATTGGCGGGCTTTAAATCAGAAGCAGAACTTGAAGAAGTTGGTACCGTATTGCAGGTGGGTGATGGTATTGCCCGTGTTTATGGTTTAACTAAAGTTCAATCCGGTGAGTTAGTTGAATTTGAAAACGGCTTACAAGGTATTGTTTTGAACCTTGAAGAAGATAATGTTGGTGTGGTTTTATTAGGCCCATCTGACACGATCAAAGAAGGTGATACGATTAAACGTACTAAGAAAATTGCCTCTATTAAAGTTGGTGAAGGTATGTTAGGTCGTGTAGTTAACACGATGGGTGAGCCAATCGATGGTAAAGGACCAATCGTTGGACAGACGTATGAAATGCCTATCGAGCGTAAAGCTCCAGGTGTAATCTACCGTCAGCCAGTTACAGAACCTTTACAAACAGGTATCAAAGCGATTGATGGTATGATTCCAATCGGTCGTGGTCAACGTGAGTTGGTTATTGGTGACCGTCAGATTGGTAAAACTGCGGTTTGTATCGATACTATCATCAACCAAAAAGAATTTTATGAAGCAGGTAACCCTGTTTACTGTATATATGTAGCTTGTGGTCAAAAAGCAAGTACTGTAGCAAACGTAGTACGTACCTTAGAAGAAAACGGTGCAATGGCTTACACAGTTGTTGTTGCTGCTTCGGCTGCTGAACCTGCTCCATTGCAGTTTTACGCACCTTTCTCTGGTGCTGCGATCGGTGAATTTTTCCGTGATACAGGTAGACCAGCATTGATCGTTTATGATGATTTGTCTAAACAAGCAGTAGCTTACCGTGAGGTATCTTTATTACTTCGTCGTCCACCGGGCCGTGAGGCTTATCCTGGTGACGTGTTCTACCTTCACAGTCGTTTGTTAGAGCGTGCTGCTAAGATCAACTCAAATGATGAGATCGCACAAGCAATGAATGACCTTCCTGAATCATTGAAAGGTATCGTTAAAGGTGGTGGTTCATTAACTGCACTTCCAATTATCGAAACTCAAGCTGGTGACGTTTCTGCTTATATTCCTACAAACGTAATTTCGATTACTGATGGACAGATCTTCTTAGAAACTAACTTGTTCAACGCAGGTATTCGTCCAGCTATTAACGTAGGTATCTCGGTATCACGTGTAGGTGGTAATGCACAGATCAAATCAATGAAAAAAGTTGCTGGTACTTTGAAATTAGACCAGGCTCAATACCGTGAGTTAGAGGCTTTCTCTAAATTCGGTTCTGACTTAGATGCAGCTACTAAATCTGTACTTGATAAAGGTTCACGTAACGTGGAAATCCTTAAACAAGGTCAGTTCTCTCCAGTAACAGTAGAGAAACAAGTAGCGATCATTTACATTGGTACTAAAAACTTAATGCGTTCAGTTCCTATCAATAAAGTAAAGGAATTTGAAGCTGAGTACTTACAACAATTGGAATTACGTCATCCAGATACTTTGAAAGCTTTAAAAGCTGGTAAATTTGATGATGCAATTACCGGAGTATTGGAAACTGTAGCAAAAGAGCTTTCCAGCAAATACTAA
- the atpH gene encoding ATP synthase F1 subunit delta, which translates to MLENKAASRYAKSMIDLAQEQNSLEEIKNDMVLLDQVIDQNPELEAILNNPIVPLDKKAGILEDIFGAKVNVVTKAFFKLVVSKGRSAILFGMAKSFIQQYNAIKGIVTAEVTSAIELTDANRTEIVALVKKEVGANEVVIKEKVNDKLIGGFILKVGDKQFDASIANGLNKLKKEFAQGIV; encoded by the coding sequence ATGTTAGAAAATAAAGCAGCATCGAGATACGCCAAATCAATGATTGACCTTGCACAGGAGCAAAACTCTTTGGAAGAAATCAAGAATGATATGGTGCTTTTAGATCAGGTGATTGATCAGAATCCAGAATTGGAAGCTATCCTTAATAACCCTATCGTTCCTTTGGACAAGAAAGCCGGGATTTTAGAAGATATTTTTGGCGCCAAAGTAAATGTGGTAACCAAAGCTTTCTTTAAACTGGTAGTGAGCAAAGGACGTTCAGCGATTTTATTCGGAATGGCAAAATCTTTTATTCAGCAATACAATGCCATTAAAGGAATTGTGACTGCTGAAGTAACTTCGGCAATCGAGCTGACTGATGCAAACAGGACAGAGATCGTAGCTTTAGTGAAAAAAGAAGTAGGCGCTAATGAAGTGGTGATTAAAGAAAAAGTTAATGACAAACTGATTGGCGGATTTATTTTGAAAGTTGGAGACAAGCAATTTGATGCGAGTATCGCCAACGGTTTGAATAAACTTAAAAAAGAATTTGCTCAAGGGATTGTTTAA